A DNA window from Carnobacterium funditum DSM 5970 contains the following coding sequences:
- a CDS encoding response regulator transcription factor: MAKILICDDEAGLRTVLKRYALFEGYEVTEASNGMEAVEIFKKTEFDIIIMDVMMPELDGFSAVKEIRKSSDVPVIMLTARGEEYDKVLGFELGVDDYVVKPFSSKEIMLRVNAILRRVEKNNTAKDDTEDHIIFEKEHFKVDMTAYQVFINGVQVNLAPKEYELLFFLIYNKNIAVPRERILSGVWGYDYMGDDRTLDTHMKLLRKSIGPYAKFIVTIRGLGYRFDG; this comes from the coding sequence ATGGCTAAAATTTTAATATGTGACGATGAAGCAGGACTCCGTACCGTACTAAAACGCTATGCACTTTTTGAAGGTTATGAGGTTACTGAAGCAAGTAATGGAATGGAAGCTGTTGAGATATTCAAAAAAACTGAATTTGATATCATCATCATGGATGTGATGATGCCAGAACTCGATGGTTTCTCTGCAGTAAAGGAAATTCGTAAATCATCTGATGTACCTGTAATTATGCTAACTGCTCGTGGAGAAGAATACGATAAAGTCCTAGGTTTTGAGTTAGGTGTAGATGATTATGTAGTCAAGCCCTTTTCTTCAAAGGAAATTATGCTAAGAGTTAACGCTATCTTACGTAGGGTTGAAAAAAATAACACTGCAAAAGATGATACTGAGGATCATATTATTTTTGAAAAAGAGCATTTTAAAGTAGACATGACTGCATACCAGGTATTTATTAATGGTGTACAGGTCAATTTAGCACCTAAAGAATATGAACTGTTATTCTTTTTGATTTATAATAAAAATATTGCCGTTCCTAGAGAACGTATTCTCTCAGGAGTATGGGGATATGATTATATGGGTGATGATAGAACATTGGATACACATATGAAGTTATTAAGAAAATCGATTGGTCCTTATGCAAAATTTATTGTAACCATAAGAGGATTGGGGTACCGATTTGATGGATAA
- a CDS encoding ABC transporter substrate-binding protein, with the protein MNRIKMTKYLGLLTALTFLLGGCGQTDSTKDQTNKESTEQAEVTTFPLTLDNYTVSSEGAEFSGKEITYESRPESIVANNQGTAELLLQLGLAEDIKGVAALYGEGDETVAEDFSSIPVLAEGYVGKELVVGADPDIVVGRGQLFASTEWGTGTVEELNELDIQTYIQATSTSDATFDDLYVDIEQLGKLFAVEESAQKFSDDVQSRMEEIVAGVPDNQETLDYAYIFGAEGTNVNVYSGAVDTYLNDALSYMDLNNAFADATGEISVEALLEANPDILLLVNYTGGRAPEESLADLKANDALSSLTAIQEDRVYTIDYNQFWSYGYQILTGMEQLSTELYSTN; encoded by the coding sequence ATGAATAGGATAAAAATGACGAAATACTTAGGACTTCTTACAGCTTTAACATTTTTACTGGGCGGATGTGGACAGACAGATTCTACAAAAGATCAAACGAATAAAGAATCTACAGAACAGGCAGAAGTAACAACTTTTCCGTTAACGCTGGATAATTACACCGTATCTTCAGAAGGTGCCGAATTTTCTGGAAAAGAAATAACGTACGAATCTCGTCCGGAATCCATCGTTGCCAATAACCAGGGAACGGCAGAATTGTTGCTTCAACTTGGATTAGCTGAAGATATCAAAGGCGTAGCCGCATTATACGGCGAAGGCGACGAAACAGTAGCGGAGGATTTCTCCAGCATACCAGTTCTGGCGGAAGGATATGTTGGGAAAGAATTGGTGGTTGGTGCTGACCCAGATATCGTTGTTGGACGAGGCCAACTATTTGCAAGTACGGAATGGGGAACCGGAACGGTTGAAGAATTAAATGAGCTAGACATTCAAACCTATATTCAAGCAACTTCGACGAGTGATGCAACGTTTGATGATTTGTATGTAGACATTGAACAGTTAGGGAAATTATTTGCAGTTGAAGAGAGCGCACAGAAATTTTCAGATGATGTGCAGTCACGCATGGAAGAAATAGTCGCGGGCGTTCCTGATAACCAGGAGACGTTGGATTATGCTTACATCTTTGGGGCAGAAGGCACTAACGTGAATGTTTATAGTGGTGCAGTAGACACGTACTTAAACGATGCGTTGAGCTATATGGACTTGAACAATGCGTTTGCAGACGCAACGGGCGAAATCAGTGTTGAAGCGTTACTTGAAGCTAATCCGGATATATTATTATTGGTCAACTATACTGGCGGACGCGCTCCCGAAGAAAGCCTAGCGGATCTGAAAGCTAATGACGCACTTTCAAGTCTGACAGCTATTCAGGAAGATCGCGTTTATACCATAGATTACAATCAGTTTTGGAGCTACGGGTACCAAATTTTAACCGGTATGGAACAACTCAGCACCGAATTGTATTCAACAAATTAA
- a CDS encoding FecCD family ABC transporter permease produces MNRIDKQRQLFYISLLLFTVLIIFSVGIGVTVGQVAVPLTESFQILTKNLSGGLIGDLSNLSSDAYENIIWQIRFPRVLLAMLTGMGLSLAGAVMQTTVQNPLADPYILGISSGASLGATFAIMIGFGGTSILAQLGLSFWAFLGAVTAAFLVLLLSNVGGQVNSIKLVLSGMVLNALFTAFSNFIIYIANDAEGIRSVTFWMMGSLAGASWSTLPLIATVVLICFLFFLTQERTLNIMLLGDEAAITLGVNLNFYRKLYLVIAAILTGIIVANSGMIGFVGLIIPHMIRGIVGSNHRYFLPLSVLSGSLFMVWSDILSRIILPTVELPIGILTSLIGAPLFIYIFVKKGYEFGG; encoded by the coding sequence ATGAACCGCATCGACAAACAACGTCAATTATTTTATATAAGTTTACTCCTGTTTACCGTATTGATTATTTTTTCGGTGGGAATTGGTGTTACGGTCGGACAAGTCGCGGTACCTCTCACAGAATCTTTTCAGATCCTAACCAAAAATCTTTCAGGAGGACTAATTGGCGATTTATCTAATCTTTCCTCTGATGCCTATGAGAATATCATCTGGCAAATCCGTTTTCCGAGAGTACTATTAGCGATGCTCACGGGTATGGGATTATCATTAGCCGGTGCAGTCATGCAAACAACGGTCCAGAACCCGCTTGCAGATCCTTATATTTTGGGGATTTCGTCTGGGGCTTCTCTAGGCGCAACGTTTGCTATAATGATTGGCTTTGGTGGAACCAGCATACTGGCTCAGTTGGGTTTATCTTTTTGGGCATTCCTAGGTGCTGTGACAGCCGCTTTTCTTGTCTTACTTTTATCGAATGTTGGCGGACAGGTGAATTCCATCAAACTGGTTTTATCCGGAATGGTATTAAATGCGCTGTTTACAGCGTTTTCCAATTTCATCATTTATATAGCCAACGATGCAGAAGGTATTCGTTCGGTGACTTTTTGGATGATGGGAAGTTTGGCAGGAGCAAGTTGGTCCACACTGCCCTTAATTGCCACGGTTGTCTTGATTTGTTTTCTGTTCTTCTTAACACAAGAACGCACGTTAAATATCATGCTATTGGGTGATGAAGCAGCAATCACGCTCGGAGTCAACTTAAATTTTTACCGTAAATTGTATTTAGTCATTGCTGCGATTCTGACAGGTATCATAGTTGCGAATAGCGGAATGATTGGCTTTGTTGGATTGATTATTCCACATATGATCCGTGGAATCGTCGGATCCAATCATCGATACTTTTTGCCATTATCTGTTCTTTCAGGATCTTTATTCATGGTATGGTCTGATATCTTGTCTCGCATCATCCTGCCAACGGTTGAATTACCCATTGGTATTTTGACATCGTTAATCGGCGCACCACTGTTCATTTATATTTTTGTTAAAAAAGGCTACGAGTTTGGAGGGTAA